From Stenotrophomonas maltophilia, a single genomic window includes:
- a CDS encoding cytochrome C assembly family protein: MTIVLIAVLLYLAASALLVRALGRDETTGSPIWLWPALPAMLLHGGYHVMVAMRTNGGPDMHFFAALSLVGLGMAWLTSLVGARGRMSALGVVVFPLAAVLLLAYHGYGHEPSKVLGWRLASHAWLALLAYATLSIAALLAIMLWLQERALRRREFRPWLRALPPLADLESLLFRVITVGFALLTLTLVTGVLFVDDLLAQKLVHKTVLSVLSWIVFGVLLIGRRRYGWRGMKAVHWTLAAMLLLLLAFFGSQFVIELVFGHSR; the protein is encoded by the coding sequence ATGACAATCGTTCTCATCGCCGTCCTGCTCTACCTGGCCGCCAGTGCCCTGCTGGTGCGCGCGCTCGGCCGCGATGAAACCACTGGCTCCCCCATCTGGCTGTGGCCGGCGCTGCCCGCGATGCTGCTGCATGGCGGCTACCACGTGATGGTGGCGATGCGCACCAATGGCGGGCCGGACATGCACTTCTTCGCCGCGCTGTCGCTGGTCGGCCTGGGCATGGCCTGGCTGACCTCGCTGGTCGGCGCGCGCGGACGGATGTCGGCGCTGGGCGTGGTGGTGTTCCCGCTGGCCGCCGTGCTGCTGCTGGCCTACCACGGCTACGGCCACGAACCGAGCAAGGTGCTGGGCTGGCGCCTGGCCAGCCACGCCTGGCTGGCCTTGCTGGCCTATGCCACGCTGAGCATCGCCGCACTGCTGGCGATCATGCTGTGGCTGCAGGAGCGCGCGCTGCGCCGCCGCGAGTTCCGGCCGTGGCTGCGCGCACTGCCGCCGCTGGCCGACCTGGAATCGCTGCTGTTCCGGGTGATCACCGTTGGCTTCGCGCTGCTGACCCTGACCCTGGTCACCGGCGTGCTGTTCGTCGACGACCTGCTGGCGCAGAAGCTGGTGCACAAGACCGTGCTCAGCGTGCTGTCGTGGATCGTGTTCGGCGTGCTGCTGATCGGCCGCCGCCGCTACGGCTGGCGCGGCATGAAGGCGGTGCACTGGACGCTGGCGGCGATGCTGTTGCTGCTGCTGGCGTTCTTTGGCAGCCAGTTCGTGATCGAACTGGTGTTCGGGCATTCGCGATAG
- the cyoD gene encoding cytochrome o ubiquinol oxidase subunit IV, whose amino-acid sequence MAHDNHAHDHGTGGESHGTVKSYLIGFVLAVVLTVIPFWMVMSGDFSRTVNGVVIAITAVLQMLVHLVFFLHLDRSSESRWNVNAAAFTVVVIGIIVVGTLWVMHNMNVHMMH is encoded by the coding sequence ATGGCACATGACAACCATGCACACGACCACGGCACCGGCGGCGAAAGCCATGGCACCGTGAAGTCGTACCTGATCGGCTTCGTGCTGGCGGTGGTGCTGACCGTCATCCCGTTCTGGATGGTGATGTCGGGTGATTTCTCGCGCACCGTCAACGGTGTGGTGATCGCGATCACCGCGGTACTGCAGATGCTGGTCCACCTGGTGTTCTTCCTGCACCTGGACCGCTCTTCGGAAAGCCGCTGGAACGTCAACGCTGCGGCCTTCACCGTGGTGGTGATCGGCATCATCGTGGTCGGTACCCTGTGGGTCATGCACAACATGAACGTGCACATGATGCACTGA
- a CDS encoding DUF3828 domain-containing protein — protein MRKTGMWVFAGLLLAPAVLAAPACQAPVAVARAFYEATTGKGDLLEPPPALVSPAFGKALRGERACQVREQGICTIDSDPWLDGQDGDIDSAEDYRWQQASASAGEVEMRYTVWKQARLTRVPMVRQGNGCWQVDDIVTSRGQSVRKILAQPVP, from the coding sequence ATGCGAAAGACAGGGATGTGGGTGTTCGCCGGACTGCTGCTGGCCCCCGCCGTGCTGGCCGCGCCGGCCTGCCAGGCGCCGGTGGCCGTGGCGCGCGCCTTCTACGAGGCGACGACGGGCAAGGGGGATCTGCTGGAGCCGCCGCCCGCGCTGGTCAGCCCGGCCTTCGGCAAGGCGCTGCGCGGCGAACGTGCCTGCCAGGTGCGCGAGCAGGGCATCTGCACGATCGATTCGGACCCCTGGCTGGATGGCCAGGACGGTGACATCGACAGCGCGGAGGACTACCGCTGGCAGCAGGCCTCGGCCAGCGCCGGCGAGGTCGAGATGCGCTACACCGTGTGGAAGCAGGCGCGCCTGACCCGCGTACCGATGGTCCGGCAGGGCAACGGCTGCTGGCAGGTCGATGACATCGTGACCAGTCGCGGCCAGTCGGTGCGGAAGATCCTCGCCCAGCCGGTGCCCTGA
- a CDS encoding ATP-binding protein, which produces MQDTALTAPNAEIRRAGVDLNGLMTVLGKHLYSTPMVALRELVQNAHDSIIRRRIEQPGVDVPSRIAVQVDAGAGVLRITDTGAGLTRQEIHDYLATVGVGYTRGLRQGGEDDDGLIGMFGLGFLSAFVLARRVSVRTTSYQTPELGHLYVSSNAEQYTVSEVPARAVGTEVELELHPDFLPLANEARLHEVLGRYCALLSEPIFIGAAAEALNPEPPPWRGQHDVALHPVQARRQALQFAARFEHDFEPIVTVPLRADGRSDATGLLWVQDGATYGTSDNRNLSVFVRGMLLDDDARDLLPPWAGFIGGVIESSRLTPTASREDLQRDDQYRAVQHALLEALIDGLADVARQQPEAWRRVLSRHNEALLGAALCDDRLFDLLLEHVRVPTSQGDLPASALPARGAVHVILDNGGGFEEMLFRAMGVPVAHGHRYAVVPFLRRWAQAKGLRLVELGTEQGNRALFRSDDSLDEAQLAWLREQLGDGEQLLPARFSPEALPVVVVPDREAELKQRLEDDENDKRVSMAALRLARQFTARIESRAPSRLYLNLDNPAVQALLRAQREGHPQAEAAARLLRSLKIIVAAQGRPLARATGTPGPDLNGAFSDIAGALQQMLR; this is translated from the coding sequence ATGCAGGACACCGCGCTCACCGCCCCCAACGCCGAAATCCGTCGCGCCGGGGTCGATCTCAATGGACTGATGACGGTGCTGGGCAAGCACCTGTATTCCACCCCGATGGTGGCGCTGCGCGAACTGGTGCAGAACGCGCACGACTCGATCATCCGCCGGCGCATCGAGCAGCCTGGCGTCGATGTGCCCTCGCGCATCGCGGTGCAGGTCGATGCCGGTGCCGGCGTGCTGCGCATCACCGATACCGGCGCCGGCCTGACCCGCCAGGAAATCCATGACTACCTCGCCACCGTCGGCGTTGGTTACACCCGTGGCCTGCGCCAGGGCGGCGAGGACGACGACGGCTTGATCGGCATGTTCGGCCTGGGCTTCCTGTCGGCGTTCGTGCTGGCGCGCCGGGTCAGCGTGCGCACCACTTCCTACCAGACGCCCGAGCTGGGCCATCTGTACGTGTCCAGCAATGCCGAGCAGTACACCGTCAGCGAAGTGCCGGCACGTGCGGTCGGCACCGAGGTGGAGCTGGAGCTGCATCCGGATTTCCTGCCGCTGGCCAACGAGGCGCGCCTGCACGAGGTGCTGGGCCGCTACTGCGCGCTGCTGTCCGAGCCGATCTTCATCGGCGCCGCAGCCGAGGCGCTCAACCCTGAGCCGCCGCCGTGGCGCGGCCAGCATGATGTCGCGCTGCATCCGGTGCAGGCGCGCCGGCAGGCGTTGCAGTTCGCCGCACGCTTCGAGCACGATTTCGAACCGATCGTGACCGTGCCGCTGCGTGCCGATGGCCGCAGTGATGCCACCGGCCTGCTGTGGGTGCAGGACGGCGCCACCTATGGCACCAGCGACAACCGCAACCTGTCGGTATTCGTGCGCGGCATGCTGCTGGACGATGATGCGCGCGACCTGCTGCCGCCGTGGGCCGGGTTCATCGGCGGGGTGATCGAATCATCCCGTCTCACGCCCACCGCCAGCCGCGAAGACCTGCAGCGCGATGACCAGTACCGTGCCGTGCAGCATGCGTTGCTGGAGGCATTGATCGACGGCCTGGCCGACGTTGCGCGACAGCAGCCGGAAGCGTGGCGGCGTGTACTGAGCCGCCACAACGAGGCGCTGCTGGGCGCGGCGCTGTGCGACGACCGCCTGTTCGACCTGCTGCTGGAACACGTGCGCGTGCCGACCTCGCAGGGCGACCTGCCGGCCAGTGCATTGCCGGCACGCGGTGCCGTGCACGTGATCCTCGACAACGGTGGCGGCTTCGAGGAAATGCTGTTCCGCGCGATGGGCGTGCCGGTCGCGCATGGCCATCGCTATGCGGTGGTGCCGTTCCTGCGGCGCTGGGCCCAGGCCAAGGGCCTGCGCCTGGTCGAACTCGGCACCGAGCAGGGCAATCGTGCGTTGTTCCGCAGCGACGACAGCCTCGACGAAGCACAGCTGGCATGGTTGCGTGAGCAGCTGGGCGACGGTGAGCAGCTGCTGCCGGCGCGCTTCAGCCCGGAGGCGCTGCCGGTGGTGGTGGTGCCCGACCGCGAGGCCGAACTGAAGCAGCGCCTGGAAGACGACGAGAACGACAAGCGTGTGTCGATGGCGGCGCTGCGCCTGGCGCGGCAGTTCACCGCGCGCATCGAATCGCGCGCGCCGTCGCGGCTGTATCTCAATCTCGACAATCCGGCGGTACAGGCGCTGCTGCGCGCCCAGCGCGAGGGCCATCCGCAGGCCGAAGCCGCGGCGCGCCTGCTGCGCTCGCTGAAGATCATCGTTGCCGCGCAGGGCCGTCCGCTGGCCCGCGCGACCGGCACGCCGGGCCCGGATCTCAACGGCGCCTTCTCCGATATTGCCGGTGCCCTGCAGCAGATGCTGCGCTGA
- a CDS encoding putative bifunctional diguanylate cyclase/phosphodiesterase — protein MTGSYSQSLVAISLLVAILASYTALDMAGRLATAEGRVARWWLAGGAAAMGLGIWSMHFIGMLAFDLPIPVGYDLGITLYSLAVSIGASAYALWLVSRPSLPWRRLLAGAVLMGLGIATMHYLGMAAMRMQPGIDYHPGWFAASIAVAIGAAGAALWIAFRLRAEQHNTLRLRALASLVMGLAIVGMHYTGMAAARFPEGSICGAVGSGAIDTRWLAMLVIVTTVATLGIALVASLFDRQMRVRTGLLADSLARANNKLIQAALHDPLTQLPNRMLLQDRIEQAIEKARRRGHTVAVMFCDLDGFKAVNDAYGHQLGDRLLVAVAQRIGGLLRPQDTFARLGGDEFVIVLAIDIPDDAVVVAERIIAAAGEPFTLDAAELQVSASLGIALYPDDAGNERELMAHADAAMYHTKETGRNGYTFFTPSMQLSANRQLRLLQDLRKAIARDELILHYQPKFPAAGAPATGAEALLRWQHPELGLLAPDVFIPIAERSGLILPIGDWVLDRACAQLRAWHEAGHAEWSMAVNLSPLQFASPALLDSVREVLQRHRIEPARLTLEITETTAMKDVDASLAILNDLTAMGVHIAIDDFGTGYSSLLYLKRMPATELKIDRAFVHDLERNDEDAAIVSSIIALGRTLQLQVVAEGVETQAQREYLSELGCDQLQGYHLGRPMEAEEFLRKVAG, from the coding sequence ATGACTGGCAGTTACAGTCAGAGCCTGGTTGCCATCTCGCTGCTGGTGGCCATTCTTGCTTCGTACACCGCGCTGGACATGGCCGGCCGCCTGGCCACCGCCGAAGGCCGCGTGGCCCGCTGGTGGCTGGCAGGGGGCGCGGCGGCGATGGGCCTGGGCATCTGGTCGATGCACTTCATCGGCATGCTGGCCTTCGACCTGCCGATTCCAGTCGGCTACGACCTCGGCATCACCCTGTACTCGCTGGCGGTCTCCATTGGTGCCTCGGCCTATGCGCTGTGGCTGGTGTCGCGGCCCAGCCTGCCGTGGCGACGACTGCTGGCTGGCGCGGTACTGATGGGGCTGGGCATCGCCACCATGCACTACCTCGGCATGGCGGCGATGCGCATGCAGCCGGGCATCGATTACCACCCGGGCTGGTTCGCCGCATCGATCGCGGTGGCCATCGGTGCCGCCGGCGCCGCGCTGTGGATCGCCTTCCGCCTGCGTGCCGAGCAGCACAACACCCTGCGCCTGCGCGCACTGGCCTCGCTGGTGATGGGCCTGGCCATCGTCGGCATGCATTACACCGGCATGGCCGCGGCGCGCTTCCCCGAAGGCAGCATCTGCGGCGCGGTCGGCAGCGGCGCCATCGACACCCGCTGGCTGGCGATGCTGGTGATCGTCACCACCGTGGCCACGCTGGGCATCGCGCTGGTCGCCTCGCTGTTCGATCGGCAGATGCGCGTACGCACCGGGCTGCTGGCAGATTCGCTGGCGCGCGCCAACAACAAGCTGATCCAGGCCGCGCTGCACGACCCGCTCACCCAGCTGCCCAACCGCATGCTGCTGCAGGACCGCATCGAGCAGGCCATCGAGAAGGCGCGCCGCCGCGGCCATACGGTGGCGGTGATGTTCTGCGACCTGGACGGCTTCAAGGCGGTCAACGATGCCTACGGCCACCAGCTGGGCGACCGCCTGCTGGTGGCGGTGGCGCAGCGCATCGGCGGCCTGCTGCGGCCGCAGGATACCTTCGCCCGCCTCGGCGGCGACGAGTTCGTGATCGTGCTGGCCATCGACATTCCCGACGATGCGGTGGTGGTGGCCGAGCGCATCATCGCCGCAGCCGGCGAGCCGTTCACGCTGGATGCGGCCGAACTGCAGGTCAGCGCCAGCCTCGGCATCGCGCTGTACCCGGACGATGCCGGCAACGAGCGCGAGCTGATGGCGCATGCCGATGCGGCGATGTACCACACCAAGGAAACCGGCCGGAACGGCTACACCTTCTTCACCCCGTCGATGCAGCTGAGCGCCAACCGCCAGCTGCGCCTGCTGCAGGACCTGCGCAAGGCCATCGCCCGCGACGAACTGATCCTGCATTACCAGCCCAAGTTCCCGGCCGCGGGCGCACCGGCCACCGGCGCCGAGGCGCTGCTGCGCTGGCAACACCCGGAGCTGGGCCTGCTGGCCCCGGATGTGTTCATCCCCATCGCCGAGCGCAGCGGCCTGATCCTGCCGATTGGCGACTGGGTGCTGGACCGTGCGTGTGCGCAGCTGCGTGCGTGGCACGAGGCCGGCCATGCGGAATGGTCGATGGCGGTGAACCTGTCGCCGTTGCAGTTCGCCTCGCCGGCGCTGCTGGACAGCGTGCGCGAGGTGCTGCAGCGGCACCGGATCGAACCGGCACGGCTGACCCTGGAGATCACCGAGACCACGGCGATGAAGGATGTCGATGCCAGCCTGGCGATCCTCAACGACCTCACCGCGATGGGCGTGCACATTGCCATCGACGATTTCGGCACCGGCTATTCCAGCCTGCTGTACCTCAAGCGCATGCCGGCCACCGAACTGAAGATCGACCGCGCCTTCGTGCACGACCTGGAACGCAATGACGAGGATGCCGCCATCGTCTCGTCAATCATCGCGCTGGGCCGCACCCTGCAGCTGCAGGTGGTGGCCGAAGGCGTGGAGACCCAGGCGCAGCGCGAGTACCTGAGCGAGCTGGGCTGCGACCAGCTGCAGGGGTACCACCTGGGCCGGCCGATGGAGGCCGAGGAATTCCTGCGCAAGGTGGCGGGGTAG
- the radA gene encoding DNA repair protein RadA yields the protein MAKARTAYVCNECGAEYSKWQGQCTECNAWNSLSEIVLESAAAAKAPASRRAGWAGKIDPPKITALKDVEQTEHRRVSTGIGEFDRVLGGGLVEGAVVLVGGDPGIGKSTLLLQAVAKMAAELPVLYVTGEESLAQVAGRAHRLELPLDGVNALAETGVESILQHASRAGPRLIVADSVQTLWTESLTAAPGSVSQVRESAARLVRFAKETGTAVFLVGHVTKEGGIAGPRVLEHMVDAVLYFEGESGSRFRLLRAFKNRFGAVNELGVFAMGDKGLKEVSNPSAIFLSGGSTHQPGSCVMVTREGTRPLLVEVQALVDASPLSNPRRVAVGLEQNRLAMLLAVLHRHGGVLVGDQDVFVNVVGGIRVQETAADLPVLLAVLSSLQDRPLAEKTIAFGEVGLSGEIRPVPNGEDRLREAATHGFKRAIVPKANAPKGGSVKGMEVIAVERLSEAIDAA from the coding sequence ATGGCCAAAGCCCGCACCGCCTACGTCTGCAATGAATGCGGCGCCGAATACAGCAAGTGGCAGGGCCAGTGCACCGAGTGCAATGCCTGGAACTCGCTGTCGGAGATCGTGCTGGAGAGCGCGGCGGCGGCCAAGGCGCCGGCCTCGCGCCGGGCCGGTTGGGCCGGCAAGATCGATCCGCCGAAGATCACCGCGTTGAAGGATGTTGAGCAGACCGAGCACCGCCGGGTCTCCACCGGCATCGGCGAGTTCGACCGCGTGCTGGGCGGCGGCCTGGTCGAAGGTGCGGTGGTGCTGGTCGGTGGCGATCCGGGCATCGGCAAGTCGACCCTGCTGTTGCAGGCGGTGGCCAAGATGGCGGCCGAGCTGCCGGTGCTGTATGTCACCGGCGAGGAGTCGCTGGCCCAGGTGGCCGGCCGTGCGCATCGGCTGGAGCTGCCGCTGGACGGAGTGAATGCGCTGGCCGAGACCGGGGTTGAATCGATCCTGCAGCATGCGTCCAGGGCCGGCCCGCGGCTGATCGTGGCCGATTCGGTGCAGACCCTGTGGACCGAAAGCCTGACCGCCGCGCCCGGCTCGGTCAGCCAGGTGCGCGAGAGCGCGGCACGGCTGGTGCGCTTCGCCAAGGAGACCGGCACCGCCGTGTTCCTGGTCGGCCACGTGACCAAGGAGGGCGGCATCGCCGGCCCGCGCGTGCTGGAGCACATGGTCGATGCGGTGCTGTACTTCGAGGGTGAGAGCGGCAGCCGCTTCCGCCTGTTGCGCGCGTTCAAGAACCGCTTCGGTGCGGTCAACGAGCTGGGCGTGTTCGCGATGGGCGACAAGGGCCTGAAGGAGGTCTCCAATCCGTCGGCGATCTTCCTGTCCGGGGGCAGTACCCACCAGCCGGGCAGCTGCGTGATGGTCACCCGCGAGGGCACCCGGCCGCTGCTGGTGGAGGTGCAGGCGCTGGTCGATGCCTCGCCGCTGTCGAATCCGCGCCGTGTCGCCGTTGGCCTGGAGCAGAACCGCCTGGCCATGCTGCTGGCGGTGCTGCACCGCCACGGCGGCGTGCTGGTTGGCGACCAGGACGTGTTCGTCAATGTGGTCGGTGGCATCCGCGTACAGGAAACCGCCGCCGACCTGCCGGTGCTGCTGGCGGTGCTGTCCTCGCTGCAGGACCGGCCGCTGGCGGAGAAGACGATTGCCTTTGGCGAGGTCGGCCTGTCCGGCGAGATCCGCCCGGTGCCCAATGGCGAAGACCGCCTGCGCGAGGCCGCCACCCATGGGTTCAAGCGCGCCATCGTGCCCAAGGCCAATGCGCCCAAGGGCGGCTCGGTGAAGGGCATGGAAGTGATCGCGGTGGAGCGGTTGTCCGAGGCCATCGACGCGGCGTGA
- a CDS encoding tetratricopeptide repeat protein, with the protein MDIWNWVEKLQGDLRQAGQAQNAHLLNRLADEVSELRVDRVDALLPEARALGKALDNPWVDVYVGHWALRNRVGNRVEGESALGEAVALFERAHREDTLECPQSICVTQDLAACYGNIDGPGWVPERIEVCDETLARINPGWACFQCLSCEKADALLDDGRGQDALDYLQVQSDAIEACGKEVFDSFPEMQIKILLGMGRAEEALVLIEKREAEVAASGEYEPANCTVPRRLSKAWALAQLGRDEEALQQLVPWSELTPTYWRLWANTAAALCQRDPARNSWDLGTRYSTIIEHFAQVGSHRLLIEVAALSVELALQRGARWVAQRQLALARTHLAQLRQDRGAAALVAGLAARIEALPEVAPLPVPAGDLLAWLSEQGEQNQSRDPEREAQWLLQAQAQLPDDEALAETAASALAACGAQAEARALLWQFVQAHAQEDGPAAYTLMRWLTEQGDDDGLRRLADVYRGSVPVFAHWCEVQRARRVSDWPALEQAAQALLAASPGSHGARGTLARMYMETGRFSEAQACYAQLVELLEEPNAAHWDHMSAASAARDWDAVRRSAAAIGMELSSQDGVVEEPWGWVIIRSEEHGEPMEYYARRSGPVTARIVENAPANRAQQVGDWVVFDAALVHPAPEEEEAREHFIPTYAQVHVLERGGFARSWLIDGAHPGEEAWNAFVEAAEAQGWQVWSHSRPDYTVTDPDADEGTLPGVLFTVAQPQDHAPLALHRFLQQQTATWPHPHCWLRLAEACDQDRQPHLDVIERYGL; encoded by the coding sequence ATGGACATCTGGAACTGGGTCGAAAAACTGCAGGGCGACCTGCGCCAGGCCGGCCAGGCGCAGAACGCGCACCTGCTGAACCGCCTCGCCGACGAGGTGAGTGAACTGCGTGTCGACCGCGTCGACGCGCTGCTGCCCGAGGCGCGCGCGCTGGGCAAGGCGCTGGACAACCCGTGGGTCGACGTCTACGTCGGCCATTGGGCGCTGCGCAACCGTGTCGGCAATCGTGTCGAGGGCGAGAGCGCGCTGGGCGAAGCGGTGGCGCTGTTCGAGCGGGCGCACCGCGAGGACACGCTGGAGTGCCCGCAGTCGATCTGCGTGACCCAGGACCTGGCCGCCTGCTACGGCAACATCGATGGCCCCGGCTGGGTGCCCGAGCGCATCGAGGTGTGCGATGAAACGCTGGCGCGCATCAATCCCGGCTGGGCCTGCTTCCAGTGCCTGAGCTGCGAGAAGGCCGACGCGCTGCTCGACGATGGTCGCGGCCAGGATGCGCTCGACTACCTGCAGGTGCAGTCCGATGCGATCGAGGCCTGTGGCAAGGAAGTGTTCGACAGCTTCCCGGAGATGCAGATCAAGATCCTGCTGGGCATGGGGCGCGCCGAGGAGGCGCTGGTGCTGATCGAGAAGCGCGAGGCCGAAGTGGCCGCGTCCGGTGAGTACGAGCCGGCCAACTGCACGGTGCCGCGCCGCCTGTCCAAGGCCTGGGCGCTGGCCCAGCTGGGACGCGATGAAGAGGCGCTGCAGCAGCTGGTGCCCTGGAGTGAACTGACCCCCACCTACTGGCGGCTGTGGGCGAACACCGCCGCCGCGCTGTGCCAGCGCGATCCGGCACGCAACAGCTGGGATCTGGGCACGCGTTACTCCACCATCATCGAGCACTTCGCCCAGGTCGGTTCGCACCGCCTGCTGATCGAAGTGGCTGCGCTGAGCGTGGAGCTGGCCCTGCAGCGCGGTGCGCGCTGGGTCGCGCAGCGCCAGCTGGCACTGGCCCGCACCCATCTGGCGCAGTTGCGCCAGGACCGCGGTGCGGCGGCGCTGGTGGCTGGGCTGGCCGCGCGCATCGAGGCGTTGCCGGAGGTGGCACCGCTGCCGGTTCCCGCGGGCGACCTGCTGGCGTGGCTGAGCGAGCAGGGCGAGCAGAACCAGTCGCGTGACCCCGAACGCGAGGCGCAATGGCTGCTGCAGGCACAGGCGCAACTGCCCGATGACGAAGCGCTGGCCGAGACAGCGGCTTCTGCGCTGGCTGCCTGCGGTGCGCAGGCCGAGGCGCGCGCGCTGCTGTGGCAGTTCGTGCAGGCGCACGCGCAGGAAGACGGCCCGGCGGCCTACACCCTGATGCGCTGGCTGACCGAGCAGGGCGATGACGATGGCCTGCGTCGCCTGGCCGACGTCTATCGCGGCAGCGTGCCGGTGTTCGCGCACTGGTGCGAGGTGCAACGCGCCCGCCGCGTGTCCGACTGGCCGGCGCTGGAGCAGGCCGCACAGGCGTTGCTGGCGGCCTCGCCGGGCTCGCACGGTGCACGCGGTACGCTGGCGCGGATGTACATGGAAACCGGCCGCTTCAGCGAAGCACAGGCCTGCTATGCGCAGCTGGTGGAGCTGCTGGAAGAACCCAACGCCGCGCATTGGGACCACATGAGCGCGGCCAGTGCGGCGCGCGACTGGGACGCGGTGCGCCGCTCGGCGGCGGCGATCGGCATGGAGCTGTCCAGCCAGGACGGCGTGGTCGAGGAGCCCTGGGGCTGGGTGATCATCCGCAGCGAAGAGCATGGCGAGCCGATGGAGTACTACGCGCGCCGCAGCGGCCCGGTCACCGCGCGCATCGTCGAAAACGCACCGGCCAACCGCGCCCAGCAGGTGGGCGACTGGGTGGTGTTCGATGCCGCGCTGGTGCATCCGGCACCGGAAGAGGAGGAAGCGCGCGAGCATTTCATCCCGACCTACGCACAGGTGCATGTGCTGGAGCGCGGCGGCTTTGCCCGCAGCTGGCTGATCGATGGCGCGCACCCGGGCGAAGAGGCCTGGAACGCCTTTGTTGAAGCCGCCGAAGCACAGGGTTGGCAGGTCTGGTCGCACAGCCGCCCGGACTACACCGTGACCGATCCGGACGCGGACGAGGGCACCCTGCCGGGCGTGCTGTTCACCGTGGCCCAGCCGCAGGACCATGCGCCGCTGGCGCTGCATCGCTTCCTGCAGCAGCAGACCGCGACGTGGCCACATCCGCACTGCTGGCTGCGCCTGGCTGAAGCCTGTGACCAGGACCGCCAGCCGCACCTGGACGTGATCGAGCGCTACGGGTTGTAA
- the cyoC gene encoding cytochrome o ubiquinol oxidase subunit III, whose amino-acid sequence MSTNTSTLSHGHAAHAAAHGHDDHEHHDTGGNTVFGFWVYLMSDCLIFASLFATYVVLSGGTDGGPGAKDLFELPFVAWETALLLTSSLTFGLGMIAMHRKQVGQMFLWLAVTWLLGFGFMCMEVYEFQHLIHQGYGPDRSAFLSAFFALVGTHGLHVSAGLLWLLVMFVQLKKYGLTPTNKTRMACLSLFWHFLDLIWIGVFSVVYLNGAL is encoded by the coding sequence ATGAGCACCAATACCTCGACCCTGAGCCACGGGCACGCCGCGCATGCGGCGGCCCATGGCCATGACGACCACGAGCACCACGACACCGGCGGCAACACCGTCTTCGGTTTCTGGGTGTACCTGATGAGCGACTGCCTCATCTTCGCCTCGCTGTTTGCCACCTACGTGGTGCTGTCCGGCGGTACCGATGGCGGCCCCGGCGCGAAGGACCTGTTCGAGCTGCCGTTCGTGGCGTGGGAAACCGCGCTGCTGCTGACCTCGTCGCTGACCTTCGGCCTGGGCATGATCGCCATGCACCGCAAGCAGGTCGGCCAGATGTTCCTGTGGCTGGCGGTCACCTGGCTGCTGGGCTTCGGCTTCATGTGCATGGAAGTCTATGAATTCCAGCACCTGATCCATCAGGGCTACGGTCCGGACCGCAGTGCCTTCCTGTCGGCGTTCTTCGCCCTGGTCGGTACCCACGGCCTGCACGTCAGCGCCGGCCTGCTGTGGCTGCTGGTGATGTTCGTGCAGCTGAAGAAGTACGGCCTGACCCCGACCAACAAGACCCGCATGGCGTGCCTGAGCCTGTTCTGGCACTTCCTGGACCTGATCTGGATCGGCGTGTTCTCCGTCGTCTACCTCAATGGAGCGCTGTAA